The Flammeovirga pectinis genomic interval CTTCTTCTTTCTTTTTAGAAGTGATCTCTTGATATAGACCAAGTTTTTTACGACCTGCTCTGTTCTTTACACTGTTAGAAGCACGCAAACAACCAATTTCTTTAAGCTTTTCAGAAACTTTAGAAAAGATTAAACCCATCTTTTGTTCCTCTGTTTCTCTCATTAATTGATTACGATAATTCATTAAGTTCCCTAAGATCAGGCTATAATCTTTAGTCCCGATTTCTCTCAGTTCACCTGGATAGTTCTTTCTCTTTCTCATTAGTTTGTTAAGTCTTTTCTAGCAACGACCTTTATTGAAGAATATTAATTAGTTGTTAAATAAGTCAAATACATTGAATTATACAATTAAATCAGTCTTAATTTCAATTATTTGTCAATATAAATAGAATATAAGAAGTTTTTTTTTGTTATCTGTAAACAAAGTATTACTATTGCCTACTGAATTAGTAGGGTAATAAACAAATTTGAATTTTCACTGATCTTTTTATGTTAGCTGATAGAATAATAGAGAAGAAAATACAGGCCGATGAAGTAGCTGAACAAGAAGCTGTAAAATCTGGTGCTGCCCCAAAACCAAGGTGGGTGAGTATTGCTAAATCAGTGTCTTGGCGAATTGTAGGAACAATAGATACAATAACTATATCATATCTCATTACTGGCGAAGTTAAAATGGCTCTTTCAATCGGGTCATTCGAAGTTTTCTCAAAAATGGCTCTTTATTACTTTCATGAAAGAGCTTGGGAAAAATTTAGTAAATAATTTTTCATGTTATTGAACATGTGTACCTTTATTACTTAAAGTAATAATAGAATGTACTTAAAGATATTAATTTTAAAATGGAGGCTAATTATTACTATTGGCCTCTTTTTTTACGCTCAATGTTCATTTAGTCAAGATGCTAATATTGCACTGACATTCTCTCAAGGTCATTTAGGGAAGGTAACCTCTTTGGATATTTCGAAAGATGGGGCCTTAATTATTTCAGCTGGAGAAGATAGAACAATAAAAATTTGGGATACAGGGCAAGAACGTTTATTAAGAACTATAAATGCTCATGAAATTGGCGTTGCAGATATTTCTTTATCCAAAGACAAGCAATTTATTGTTTCTGCAGGTTTAGATCACTCTGTAAAAGTATGGGAAACTAAATCTGGAAAGCTAGTTTCTGCTATAGATCATTTGTCTGATGCAATTATTGAAGTGCGTTTTAAGAAGGATATAATCATTTATATCAATGCACAAGGAGAGGTTTACCATTGGGATTGGCTGTCTAAAGAGAAAGCTAAAGTGCATAACTGGTCTGCCGAATTGACTTCAGGTGTATCCACATTTATATCCTTTCCAAAATCTAATAATTCTGTAATTTTCGGGAAATTTGATGGTTCTGTGGAGATATGGAATATTTCTCAGAAGAAAGTTAAGAAACAAAAAAAGCTATTTGAGGATTGGGTTGCTGATATCATCTTTCTTAAAGAACAGAATGTAATTATCTGTGGTGGTTGGGACGGTAAGCTAATTTCTTGGAATATAGACACTGATTCTATTACGGATAATGGTTATATGCCCGATGGAACAGGCGTAAATACTATTAAATATTCTCATTCAATCGGAAAGGTGATTATTACTTCTAGAGGTAACCATGCTTATTTCTATAAAATTGAAGGAGATAGCCTTTTACTCGAAAAGGAATTTTCTAGTAGAGAAATAATAACATCTGCTTTTAGTAAAAAAGGAGACGTGGTGGTTGTAGCTTATAACGATGGTGAAATTGCTTTATGGGAAGTAAAAGGGATGAAATTGATAGCATCTTGGAAACCAATTAAAGATAAAGCAAAGGGTTTTTCTGTCTCTTTAATTGCTCAATGCATAGCAGTTTCTTCAGAAAGTGGTGCTTTAAGGTTATGGAAACTTGGCAGTAGGGAAGACCTTACAAAATGGGAAGCACATGATC includes:
- a CDS encoding DUF2061 domain-containing protein — its product is MLADRIIEKKIQADEVAEQEAVKSGAAPKPRWVSIAKSVSWRIVGTIDTITISYLITGEVKMALSIGSFEVFSKMALYYFHERAWEKFSK